GGTAACAGTTTGTCAGTAGTGAAAAGTCAGGTGAGCCCACGATCTTTTCTCTTgtctcagctcagcctccccctCTGGCTCCACCCACCATGTGGACCACTGAGAAGACAAAGGAATTCAAAGCCAAagtgggaagggagaagaatgGCCGGATGGTGGTGAAGCGAGGCGAGGTGGTGACAGTCCGCGTGCCAACCCATCCTCATGGGAAATGCATTTGCTGGGAGTTTGCTACAGATGACTACGACATTGGTTTTGGAGTCTACTTTGACTGGACCACAGTTACTAGCACTGCTATTACCGTTCAGGTCAGCGAATCCAGTGAtgaggaagatgaagaggaggaggaggaaaatgaaggtTAGTGCAGAGCTTATAAGGGTTAATTTGTGGTGCTTGCTGATATGCTGCTGAGACTGTCAGATGTTGTAATTTCCATCTACTTTGTTTACTCAGCCCATTTGTTATCTCTGCAGCCTTTTGCATTCTTGGTTAGGCTGTGATGAGAAAGCACTTAGCCCTTCCTGCTTCAGTGTATGTCGGTGGCTGTTCTTTCCCAAGAGCATTCTTAAAATTGAACACATTGAAAAATAAGATCAGAATTCACTTGTTCAACTTGTAGCTGATAAAAAGATCAGGGTCTCAAATTTTAACTTAGCCAGTTTTCTTAACCTCGCAGGCTGAGAAATTTCTGGTGGTGAGTAGAGTcaaaaaggttttgtttctgggctttttggttggttgttttgttattggggtgttttttgttttgttggtggttgttttgttgttctggttttttgtttgttttttttgttgtgtttcctgcccccctcccccccccccccatcagtAGCTCCCGCTGACTGCATTTTAGAGGATTGCTCTCTGTGTCTTTGTACTTGTGAAACACAGTGATGTTGCCTGTTCTGTGGCTTCAGTGTATGTGTGACCACAGTAGCTGGGGAGTTGGTGTctgaaataaattttgcaggTTTTTCAATAAGGGCTAAATTTCTGTATGAGGAATCCTCTTGGAAAAGTGACTGAAGACATAAACACAGTGAGGTTATAGCTAAAagctttcctgcctttcttttgcTTCAAGCCTGTATCACTGGTCCAGTACTGTGCATATAAAGTAAGGTGTCTAAAAGGTAAGTCCAGGGAGAGGAGACCAGGCTGGCAGGCAAGTGGATGCTGTCCCATCTGTATTCCAAAGAGAACTGGTTCTTGGCATGTCCTTTGTCATGGTAAGGAAAGCTGGACTTAGTGGGTATTACTTGCAGAAAGGTCAGAGCAGACACTGTGGATAATGCTGTCACAGTTAGCCAGCCATATACTTGCATGCCTCTGCTGCATTCTTGTCTTGATCTTTTTCTGGATAACCTAGTAGCTTAACTGGCTCTGGCTTGCTTACTTGTCTCCTCTCTCCCATTCTACTTACTTATCTCCTCTCTCCCATTTAGGACTTGCCCCTGTTGGTGATGTGGAAAGAGGCTCCAAAAGCTATCTGCGGAACCGCTACGGAGAGATCATGCCAGTATATCGGAGGAACAGCCATCGGGAggtgcaggcaggcagccacGAGTACCCAGGCGAGGGCATCTACCTGCTGAAATTTGACAACTCATACTCTCTCCTCCGCAATAAGACTCTGTTCTTTCATGTCTATTATACTAGCTGAACTAAAGGGAAGGGCAGGGACGGCAGGCAGGTAATGGTGAATGTAGCAGGCTGCCACCCAACCCTGGTACTGCCTGATGGGCACTGCTGTGTGACGGAACCAAGGCACAATTCTGCTGGCTCTTCTTCAGACACTAACTGGTTTCTCCCCAcaccctccttcccttctgtcCCAGTGGTAAAAGGTGGCTGTGTCTGCCTGGTTGTCCACAGGCAGCTGCTCTTTCTGTAAAACTTTGGGAGATCTGCTCTGTGCAGGCATCGGGCTGGGCCTTCATGTCACAGCTGGTAAATGCCCAGAGGCCAAGTTCAGGTGGTCGTGGTTGCGATCTGTTGCGCTGGTAcaaaatgaagtgaaaatatttttgatctGTTACTATTTTGTGAGTAA
The Lathamus discolor isolate bLatDis1 chromosome 6, bLatDis1.hap1, whole genome shotgun sequence DNA segment above includes these coding regions:
- the TMED8 gene encoding protein TMED8 isoform X3 translates to MTNYHVPQGAGDIVMIQSDHTGAVDILSAELETAGLLGEQRKAQPPPLAPPTMWTTEKTKEFKAKVGREKNGRMVVKRGEVVTVRVPTHPHGKCICWEFATDDYDIGFGVYFDWTTVTSTAITVQVSESSDEEDEEEEEENEGLAPVGDVERGSKSYLRNRYGEIMPVYRRNSHREVQAGSHEYPGEGIYLLKFDNSYSLLRNKTLFFHVYYTS
- the TMED8 gene encoding protein TMED8 isoform X2; protein product: MSDVLAAAAGSRFEPLAAGAPDGPAAQGPSGTTEDSKEGAGTLEDREVSELEEKLPDEIQSPKKEAVVRMTNYHVPQGAGDIVMIQSDHTGAVDILSAELETAGLLGEQRKAQPPPLAPPTMWTTEKTKEFKAKVGREKNGRMVVKRGEVVTVRVPTHPHGKCICWEFATDDYDIGFGVYFDWTTVTSTAITVQVSESSDEEDEEEEEENEGLAPVGDVERGSKSYLRNRYGEIMPVYRRNSHREVQAGSHEYPGEGIYLLKFDNSYSLLRNKTLFFHVYYTS
- the TMED8 gene encoding protein TMED8 isoform X1, whose amino-acid sequence is MSDVLAAAAGSRFEPLAAGAPDGPAAQGPSENEDLAQKTEPADQLIDCLESSTLQSRSQTGSLVNAGTTEDSKEGAGTLEDREVSELEEKLPDEIQSPKKEAVVRMTNYHVPQGAGDIVMIQSDHTGAVDILSAELETAGLLGEQRKAQPPPLAPPTMWTTEKTKEFKAKVGREKNGRMVVKRGEVVTVRVPTHPHGKCICWEFATDDYDIGFGVYFDWTTVTSTAITVQVSESSDEEDEEEEEENEGLAPVGDVERGSKSYLRNRYGEIMPVYRRNSHREVQAGSHEYPGEGIYLLKFDNSYSLLRNKTLFFHVYYTS